Proteins from a genomic interval of Enterococcus faecium:
- a CDS encoding SdpI family protein — protein MIFFSIGILFLIIGSLFRILPSKGNLPFYGYHSPLAAKTDAHWRLAQKTSGNWFFLMGLLMALIGYYLKTSGHTNYFLIEMLLLVFPIMPIFIMTEKTLQKYDLETGGNDNEYFND, from the coding sequence ATGATTTTTTTCAGTATTGGTATCTTATTCTTAATAATTGGCAGTCTTTTTCGGATTCTGCCCTCAAAAGGAAATCTGCCTTTTTATGGGTATCATTCGCCTCTTGCCGCAAAAACAGACGCTCATTGGCGGCTGGCTCAAAAGACAAGCGGAAACTGGTTTTTTCTTATGGGCTTACTGATGGCATTGATCGGCTATTATTTAAAGACATCTGGGCATACGAATTATTTTCTGATTGAAATGCTTCTGCTAGTATTTCCAATTATGCCTATTTTTATTATGACAGAAAAGACATTACAGAAATATGACCTGGAAACTGGAGGGAACGATAATGAATATTTTAATGATTGA
- a CDS encoding Cof-type HAD-IIB family hydrolase, producing MSNYRAITFFDLDGTLLDAKSKITPEVAKAMNALKENNVLPVIATGRTEAEIHSIMEDAGITSAVTMNGSFIRVDGEEIYSQTFSSEECQKMYDHVQLNGHELSYYNDQKIWCTGHSQTMINAYDFIHSDVPEIDPLGFKENTVNMLLILSQSGDEYYHEHFPELTFYRNGPYSIDTVKKGISKGAGVKRLQKELQLEKVPTFGFGDGPNDFALLEACDNKIAMDNAYDGLKELSTFITKKNTEGGIVHALKYFDLI from the coding sequence GTGTCAAATTATCGTGCAATCACTTTCTTTGATCTTGATGGAACATTACTAGATGCGAAATCAAAAATCACACCCGAAGTGGCAAAAGCTATGAACGCATTAAAAGAAAACAATGTTCTCCCCGTCATCGCTACAGGACGTACAGAAGCAGAAATCCACTCTATCATGGAAGATGCGGGCATTACTTCTGCGGTCACCATGAATGGTTCTTTCATTCGAGTAGACGGCGAAGAAATCTATTCTCAAACATTTTCTTCAGAAGAATGTCAAAAAATGTATGATCATGTACAGTTGAACGGTCATGAACTTTCTTACTATAACGATCAGAAAATCTGGTGTACCGGTCATAGCCAAACAATGATCAATGCTTACGACTTCATTCATTCAGATGTTCCGGAAATTGATCCTTTAGGCTTTAAAGAAAACACAGTAAATATGTTGCTGATCTTATCTCAATCAGGTGACGAATACTATCACGAACATTTTCCTGAGCTAACTTTTTATCGGAATGGTCCTTACTCGATCGATACAGTGAAGAAAGGAATCTCAAAAGGGGCAGGTGTCAAACGTCTGCAAAAAGAACTTCAGCTGGAAAAAGTTCCTACTTTTGGATTTGGCGATGGTCCGAATGATTTTGCCTTGTTGGAAGCTTGCGACAACAAAATCGCTATGGACAACGCCTATGACGGATTAAAAGAACTTTCTACCTTTATCACAAAGAAAAATACAGAAGGCGGAATTGTCCACGCATTGAAGTATTTTGATCTGATTTAA